In a single window of the Trichoderma breve strain T069 chromosome 6, whole genome shotgun sequence genome:
- a CDS encoding SAC3/GANP family domain-containing protein encodes MFSPFSQKTQGSSQAFNPFAPRPTGEGASFGSDGAGGSNSLNKSKRKNGFGGDSDVEKKLNVNNPFKGKDGSLSDSGRQWKKRGGDGEKKPAENKKNSKKARGGTKGLQQNTDGRSNGVQAATSAEDDNTSRPSSSSSASSIDEKLDNAAMRATDPYSKKVYDRLRKDGISPPSWPSQPGNPNSKTEMAKFREKYEEYRQKVRASLTKASLIDDPDKRKTLENAITFRGICEDMCSEYEKITRITELDVPQPEKDARTGYAKTSKMVKKLARSAAGQEAPLPMDVRSTAALRRTLDYLIDDLLRDDENLPGLHGFLWDRTRAIRRDFTFFSSPTADDLKTQAYVLENIARFHVTALHLLSQPGKAGEDFVEQQELEQLGKALLSLRDLYDDCNAQGITCENEAEFRAYYLLFHAHDSNTVEMLQRQWKPHFWRDSDDIRTAVSLVEALQNTADFHGPLKAAPFLAASNAFHSFFRIVEDPSVSYTMACFAECHFPQLRRSILRAVKRALARPKDTANDLTAAALNKFLRFDTVQEAIDFAKLHGIEFVPDKQAPMDPDQQCLILNNKEPLRHPRLHHQFSQTLVEKKRRNRPLPDVMHKTIYEDSTTSFQSGSFSTQEGSLFMPDTAPVTPAESPPIQPQNSTSLPAFGQPLSGFGSNPLGTQQASEQPASIFGAPDVQKSTPFSNPFASASTPFGSKPTLGSTAPALPSSNAPTTANPFASAITSSNASQNPSALPSILGGSTAVNPVNPFAQAAPTPSPSFSGFQSKPPSQPQTQPSASQGGFPSFSPPTAVNGIAPPPKISFAGLGEQKPALSEPFGGDKAPIFPPAADTAKGETTQSKPSFFASPSPAFASASTSKPTASAGVPAISPFSSLTGTSKSILSSDLGSKPLLPSQSQSPLNADNKPSPFPPAGDSLDFLLSGTLDKETPKGGISTSPFSDSLLGQKPKTAEEPALLRPGTLQSSSSGFPGLGSPTTSRKFDPAASTTPTSSPPRSAIFSTTPLSPAPPRPVTSPRDLLGDFTKWFVNGDNGLMKEFEIFMVENIVRETFDKFQKDEKERMAREKEEQDEAEAKRFRIYNLSLKYFYRWKKTARERRLRQLRQSGRDQFRAFREAQRAAQLREEQEATRRMASQKAELASLNRPDELATILKKNRQSKRKAEEALLASGVLSGVANERRAVSAIFRNDYRLSPTPSSINGSQGIRSRSGSIASTEGGSKTRALRERLLGEKPGRFQRSLPSVSAGSSPPEKSRVSKVSERWRLKAMGIVQLPDGTALPESMVDDIKRGLKKDTGFRGSASLRGSLRGSASLRESTLIRRASITSAASTIAAAAVRPQSPMAFTSSREDPFLDSPLTINNKRKRSVGDAEETAKEQVKDTDSHKRVMSDADILIQELRAMRQEMEEGTTWFKSQNGKLQSDILSRGGTPLDESIM; translated from the exons ATGTTTTCCCCATTCAGCCAGAAGACGCAGGGCTCGTCGCAGGCTTTCAATCCTTTCGCTCCTCGGCCGACCGGTGAAGGAGCATCATTTGGCAGTGATGGTGCAGGGGGATCCAACTCACTCAACAAGAGTAAGCGGAAGAATGGATTTGGGGGAGACAGCGatgtggagaagaagctcaacgtCAACAATCCGTTCAAGGGCAAGGATGGGAGCCTGAGCGACAGCGGGAGGCAATGGAAGAAGCgaggtggagatggagagaagaagccggcagaaaacaaaaagaattcCAAAAAGGCACGCGGTGGTACAAAAGGGCTGCAGCAGAATACCGATGGCCGCAGCAACGGTGTGCAGGCTGCCACAAGCGCCGAGGACGACAACACATCACGCCCCAGTTCGTCTTCGAGTGCGAGCTCCATTGACGAAAAGCTCGACAATGCAGCTATGCGCGCTACCGACCCGTACTCGAAGAAGGTATACGACCGGCTGCGGAAGGATGGCATCAgtcctccatcttggccatctcagCCTGGAAATCCAAACAGCAAGACGGAGATGGCCAAGTTTAGGGAAAAATACGAAGAATATCGACAGAAAGTGCGCGCGTCTCTCACCAAAGCCTCTCTTATCGACGACCCGGACAAACGAAAGACTCTGGAAAACGCCATCACGTTCCGAGGTATTTGCGAGGATATGTGCTCCGAGTACGAGAAGATTACGCGAATCACCGAATTGGATGTTCCCCAGCCCGAAAAAGATGCACGAACAGGCTATGCCAAGACGAGTAAAAtggtcaagaagctggcgCGTTCGGCTGCTGGACAGGAAGCTCCTCTCCCGATGGATGTCCGCTCTACGGCTGCCCTACGACGTACTCTGGATTATCTGATTGACGACCTACTCCGCGACGACGAAAACTTACCGGGCTTACACGGATTTCTGTGGGATCGAACGCGAGCCATCCGTCGAGATTTCacctttttctcctctcctaCGGCCGATGATTTGAAAACGCAAGCATATGTACTGGAAAATATTGCGAGGTTTCATGTCAcggctctgcatcttctgtCACAGCCAGGAAAGGCTGGCGAAGACTTTGTCGAACAGCAGGAACTCGAGCAACTTGGCAAAGCTCTGCTTTCTCTCCGAGATTTGTACGATGATTGTAATGCTCAGGGTATTACGTGTGAAAACGAAGCCGAATTCCGCGCATACTATCTGCTCTTCCATGCCCATGATTCCAATACggttgagatgctgcagcgGCAATGGAAACCACACTTCTGGAGGGATTCAGACGATATAAGGACCGCAGTATCACTCGTTGAAGCATTGCAAAACACCGCCGATTTTCATGGCCCATTAAAGGCAGCCCCGTTTTTGGCGGCGTCGAATGCTTTCCACTCATTCTTTCGAATTGTCGAAGACCCCAGTGTCTCATATACCATGGCTTGTTTTGCGGAGTGTCATTTTCCCCAGCTTCGCCGGTCAATTCTGCGAGCTGTGAAGCGAGCATTAGCCCGGCCCAAAGATACGGCAAACGACTTGACGGCTGCCGCTTTGAACAAGTTTCTTCGATTCGATACAGTTCAAGAAGCCATCGACTTTGCGAAACTTCATGGCATCGAATTCGTCCCAGATAAGCAGGCACCTATGGACCCTGACCAACAATGCTTGATTTTGAATAACAAAGAGCCACTTCGACACCCCCGTCTTCACCATCAATTCTCACAGACTCTcgtggaaaagaagcgacGAAATCGGCCTTTACCAGATGTTATGCATAAAACAATCTACGAGGACTCAACTACGTCTTTCCAATCCGGCAGCTTCTCTACGCAAGAAGGATCTCTGTTTATGCCAGACACAGCACCGGTAACACCAGCCGAATCCCCGCCGATACAACCACAAAATTCTACATCTCTTCCTGCGTTTGGCCAACCCTTAAGCGGGTTTGGAAGCAACCCCCTCGGCACACAACAAG CTTCAGAGCAACCAGCCAGCATATTTGGAGCGCCTGATGTACAAAAATCTACTCCATTTTCGAACCCCTTCGCTTCTGCTTCGACACCTTTTGGCAGCAAGCCGACTCTGGGTTCTACAGCACCTGCTTTGCCTTCTAGCAATGCACCTACGACAGCCAACCCTTTTGCATCTGCTATCACGTCAAGCAATGCTTCTCAGAATCCATCCGCACTACCATCAATCTTGGGTGGAAGCACGGCTGTTAATCCTGTTAATCCTTTTGCACAAGCAGCGCCAACCCCTTCACCAAGTTTTTCGGGTTTCCAAAGCAAGCCACCATCTCAACCGCAAACTCAGCCATCTGCAAGTCAAGGCGGCTTTCCGTCATTTTCTCCACCAACGGCTGTGAATGGAATTGCTCCCCCACCAAAGATTTCCTTTGCTGGACTCGGAGAGCAAAAGCCTGCCTTATCAGAGCCATTTGGTGGGGATAAAGCACCTATATTCCCCCCAGCTGCGGATACAGCCAAAGGAGAGACAACCCAGTCTAAGCCtagcttttttgcttctccatcaCCAGCTTTTGCTTCGGCAAGCACGAGCAAACCGACGGCCTCTGCAGGGGTGCCAGCAATTTCGCCTTTCTCAAGTTTGACGGGAACGAGTAAGAGCATATTATCCTCTGATCTAGGCTCAAAACCGTTATTACCCTCGCAGAGCCAGTCCCCATTGAATGCGGACAATaagccatcaccattccCGCCAGCTGGTGACAGCCTTGACTTCTTGTTGTCAGGCACGCTTGACAAAGAAACGCCCAAGGGTGGAATATCTACTTCACCGTTTTCTGACTCTCTGCTGGGACAAAAGCCTAAAACGGCCGAAGAACCAGCTCTCTTGCGCCCTGGCACTTTGCAAAGTTCTTCTTCCGGTTTCCCAGGACTTGGTTCTCCAACAACTAGTCGCAAATTTGATCCGGCTGCCAGTACCACCCCAacctcctctcctcctcggaGTGCCATCTTTTCTACTACTCCACTCTCACCCGCTCCCCCAAGACCAGTGACTTCACCGCGCGATCTGCTAGGCGACTTCACAAAGTGGTTTGTGAATGGAGACAATGGGCTGATGAAGGAATTTGAGATTTTCATGGTAGAAAACATTGTACGAGAAACTTTCGACAAATTTCAAAAGgatgagaaggagagaatggccagagagaaagaggagcaagaCGAAGCGGAAGCTAAGAGATTCCGGATATATAACCTCTCTCTGAAATATTTTTACCGGTGGAAGAAAACTGCTCGGGAGAGGCGTCTAAGGCAGCTGCGTCAAAGTGGACGCGACCAATTCCGCGCGTTTCGCGAAGCTCAGAGAGCAGCACAACTCAGGGAAGAGCAGGAGGCTACTCGACGAATGGCCAGCCAAAAGGCAGAACTGGCTTCTCTCAATCGCCCTGATGAGCTAGCGACAATACTCAAGAAAAATCGACAAAGTAAGaggaaagcagaagaagcactgCTTGCGTCCGGCGTCTTATCTGGTGTTGCCAACGAGAGGAGAGCGGTCTCAGCAATCTTCCGCAACGATTACCGACTATCGCCTACCCCGTCGTCGATTAATGGGAGCCAGGGGATTCGATCTCGGTCTGGATCAATCGCAAGCACGGAGGGTGGTTCAAAAACCCGGGCTTTGCGCGAACGACTTTTAGGAGAAAAGCCTGGGCGATTCCAGCGTTCCCTGCCTTCTGTATCAGCAGGTAGCTCACCACCGGAGAAATCACGCGTAAGCAAAGTATCTGAGCGCTGGCGACTGAAAGCTATGGGCATTGTACAGTTGCCTGACGGAACTGCCTTACCGGAATCCATGGTGGACGATATCAAACGCGGTCTCAAGAAGGATACAGGTTTTAGAGGAAGCGCGAGCTTAAGGGGAAGCCTTAGAGGAAGTGCAAGCCTTAGAGAGAGTACATTGATCCGACGGGCGTCAATCACCAGCGCCGCATCGAcgatagcagcagcagcggtgcGGCCGCAAAGCCCTATGGCATTCACATCCTCTCGAGAAGACCCCTTTCTAGATAGCCCGTTgaccatcaacaacaagaggAAGCGATCTGTGGGAGATGCAGAGGAGACGGCCAAAGAGCAAGTCAAAGATACGGATTCACACAAACGCGTCATGAGCGATGCGGATATTTTAATACAGGAACTTAGGGCGATGCgtcaggagatggaggaggggaCAACGTGGTTCAAATCACAAAATGGAAAGCTGCAAAGCGATATATTGAGCAGAGGGGGCACGCCTCTGGACGAAAGCATCATGTGA
- a CDS encoding low temperature viability protein domain-containing protein: MPKGKWIDKKTAQHFTLVHRPQNDPLIHDENAPSMVLNPVQTKSGSKVKHLDDLASEFGSDAGEIRANEGEAANYGVYFDDTEYDYMQHLRDLNSGGGNVVFVESSSTQNKGKGKQKQSLEDALQKMDLEQKSGDLLDEDILPSKNLTRLTYQAQQDVPDVIAGFNPDMDPRLREVLEALEDDAYVDDDEDIFKQLSKDGEELDDYDFENMGFDDGDDDGWESDATAKPTKEYKEQVPELVKVQPEQSEQPEHGPSEDWMEDFKKFKKDQKGPRGPTAPSRSGIESMWTTTTNGGRTKKRKGALTNASAYSMTSSSLVRTEQLSLLDERFEKLEARYNEDFDDMGSVSEVSTTSSVTGPMRGDFDNILDDFLGSYTRPGKRTSKKSKAQTGLEQLDEIRRELGPPRIRGRVKS; this comes from the exons ATGCCCAAAGGAAAGTGGAT TGATAAGAAGACGGCGCAGCACTTCACGCTCGTCCACCGTCCGCAGAATGATCCTCTCATCCACGACGAGAATGCGCCATCCATGGTGCTGAACCCCGTTCAGACAAAATCTGGATCAAAAGTAAAGCACCTGGATGATCTGGCCTCCGAATTCGGATCCGATGCAGGCGAAATCCGCGCCAACGAGGGTGAAGCCGCAAACTATGGCGTTTACTTCGACGATACCGAGTACGACTACATGCAACATTTGAGAGACCTCAACTCAGGTGGCGGAAACGTCGTCTTTGTTGAATCAAGCTCGACTCagaacaagggcaagggaaaaCAGAAGCAGTCATTGGAAGATGCCCTGCAGAAGATGGATCTTGAACAAAAGTCGGGCGATCTTTTGGACGAGGATATCCTACCATCCAAGAATCTCACCAGACTGACCTACCAGGCCCAGCAGGATGTACCAGATGTTATCGCTGGATTCAATCCTGATATGGATCCTCGGCTGCGTGAGGTCTTGGAAGCCTTGGAAGATGACGCCTATgtcgacgatgacgaagataTCTTCAAGCAGCTGTCAAAAGACGGAGAGGAGCTTGACGACTACGACTTTGAAAATATGGGTTTcgatgacggagatgacgatggatGGGAATCGGATGCCACGGCAAAGCCTACCAAAGAATACAAAGAGCAAGTACCAGAACTGGTGAAAGTTCAACCAGAGCAATCAGAACAGCCAGAACATGGGCCGTCAGAGGATTGGATGGAAGACTTCAAGAAGTTTAAGAAAGACCAGAAAGGCCCACGTGGGCCAACGGCTCCATCCCGATCTGGAATTGAGTCCATGTGGACAACAACCACAAACGGAGGCAGGACTAAGAAGCGGAAGGGTGCCCTGACGAACGCCTCTGCCTACTCTATGACGTCCTCGTCACTCGTGCGAACAGAGCAGCTCTCATTGCTGGATGAGAGGTTTGAGAAGTTGGAGGCTCGTTACAACGAAGACTTTGATGATATGGGATCTGTATCAGAGGTCTCAACAACCTCTAGCGTCACAGGCCCTATGCGCGGAGATTTCGATAATATCCTGGATGACTTCCTTGGATCTTACACAAGACCTGGAAAGCGAACATCCAAGAAGTCAAAAGCACAGACAGGACTGgagcagcttgatgagatcCGGCGAGAACTAGGACCTCCGCGTATTCGAGGCCGGGTTAAGTCATGA
- a CDS encoding 50S ribosome-binding GTPase domain-containing protein, with translation MVLAKSKKNEGLGNTLMNDRFGKGKGTDHRKTSATMRTNHTTGEQYLVNDKKDAAWVKMRSVTEQGALDEFLATAELAGTDFTAEKMNNVKIIHTDQKNPYLLSATEERAILGKHRQHRNRLTVPRRPHWDASTTREELDLREREALVSWRRGLAELQENNDLLMTPFERNIEVWRQLWRVIERSDLIVQIVDARNPLLFRSEDLESYVKAVDPKKENLLLINKADMMTIKQRKAWGRHLREAGIAYKFFSAQLAKELIEQVKKDEESEDEAEAAEGSGSKAPEDEDTQILTVEELEEIFLKYAPTDREADHKLQVGLVGYPNVGKSSTINALIGAKKVSVSSTPGKTKHFQTIHLSERVILCDCPGLVFPNFATTKADLVTQGVLPIDQMREHSGPVGLVAQRIPQPFLEAIYGIKILTRPVEEGGTGIPTAEELLRAYATARGFQTQGLGQPDEARASRYILKDYVNGKLLFVHPPPGIEDEKEFNAELYDEAHLPERRRAGFIAATEALHLDDESMASEFVGLPQGPKSKRLDKSFFTPKNIRGHVSQPFNYKYTEQGSASGSTAGGTKMLSGRKARAAIALETGVDPKDVQLGSGKKHFKKGAPNGMGRKARRGAPNFADD, from the exons atggtgttggcaaAGTCGAAAAAGAATGAGGGGCTGGGCAATACCCTGATGAACGATCGCTTCGGAAAGGGCAAAGGCACCGACCACAGGAAGACGTCCGCTACTATGCGAACGAACCACACGACTGGCGAACAATATCTCGTAAACGACAAGAAGGATGCAGCTTGGGTCAAGATGCGCTCCGTTACGGAGCAAGGCGCGCTGGACGAGTTCCTGGCCACTGCCGAGCTGGCCGGCACTGACTTTACGGCCGAGAAGATGAACAATGTCAAGATCATCCACACCGACCAGAAGAATCCCTATCTGCTATCCGCCACCGAAGAGAGAGCCATCCTTGGCAAGCATCGACAGCACAGAAACCGGCTGACGGTTCCGCGAAGACCTCACTGGGATGCCTCGACTACTCGGGAGGAGCTCGACCTACGTGAGCGAGAAGCTCTTGTCTCATGGCGAAGAGGCTTGGCTGAGCTGCAAGAGAACAATGATCTGCTCATGACGCCGTTTGAACGAAATATCGAGGTTTGGAGACAGCTGTGGAGAGTCATTGAAAGATCAGATCTCATTGTGCAGATTGTGGATGCGAGAaaccctcttctcttccgaTCTGAGGATTTAGAATCATATGTCAAGGCTGTCGAtcccaagaaggagaactTGCTTTTGATCAACAAGGCCGACATGATGACTATCAAGCAGCGCAAGGCATGGGGCAGGCACCTGAGAGAAGCAGGAATTGCATACAAATTCTTTTCTGCGCAGCTTGCAAAGGAATTGATTGAG CAGGTTaagaaggatgaggagagcgaagacgaggcagagGCTGCCGAGGGCTCAGGAAGCAAAGCgccagaggatgaagatACTCAGATTCTCACAGTAGAAGAGTTGGAGGAGATTTTCCTAAAATATGCTCCAACCGATAGAg AGGCAGATCACAAACTCCAAGTCGGATTAGTCGGCTACCCTAACGTGGGTAAATCATCAACCATCAACGCCCTCATCGGGGCCAAAAAGGTCTCCGTCTCTTCAACGCCAGGAAAGACCAAGCACTTCCAGACCATTCACCTCAGCGAGCGGGTCATCCTGTGTGATTGCCCTGGTCTCGTGTTCCCCAACTTCGCAACCACAAAGGCCGATCTCGTCACTCAAGGCGTGCTGCCCATCGACCAGATGCGTGAGCACTCCGGACCCGTAGGCTTGGTCGCTCAGAGAATTCCCCAGCCATTCCTGGAAGCTATTTACGGCATCAAGATCTTGACTAGACCCGTCGAAGAAGGAGGCACTGGTATTCCGACCGCTGAGGAACTGCTGCGTGCTTACGCTACTGCTCGAGGATTCCAGACACAGGGTCTTGGTCAACCAGACGAAGCGCGAGCATCCAGATATATCCTGAAAGACTACGTCAACGGAAAACTCCTCTTCGTCCACCCTCCCCCAGGTATCGAGGATGAGAAGGAGTTCAACGCCGAGCTGTACGACGAAGCGCATCTGCCCGAGCGCCGCCGTGCCGGTTTCATTGCCGCCACGGAGGCCCTCCACCTCGATGACGAGAGCATGGCGTCCGAGTTTGTCGGCCTCCCCCAGGGCCCCAAGTCCAAGAGGCTCGATAAGAGCTTCTTCACGCCAAAGAACATCCGCGGGCATGTTAGCCAGCCCTTCAACTACAAGTACACAGAGCAAGGCAGCGCGTCCGGCAGCACGGCCGGCGGCACCAAGATGCTCAGCGGACGCAAGGCTCGGGCAGCGATTGCTCTCGAGACCGGCGTGGACCCCAAGGATGTGCAGCTTGGGTCTGGGAAGAAGCATTTCAAAAAGGGCGCGCCTAACGGCATGGGCAGGAAGGCAAGGAGGGGAGCACCAAACTTTGCTGATGACTAG
- a CDS encoding 16S rRNA methyltransferase rsmB/F domain-containing protein — translation MGQGRRMKRKQGMPEALSEEHFANLKRKAGLPVEPPVDKASLSNKKRKTTKGAAVAKKPEPAPKKASAKSNGKAKKLPEPEEDSDEEMDDEFDLDQLEGDESSDEEASSGEKKKNIWSDDEDEDDDAEEDDSVFDSDDQEDGGKKGKFVFSDDEDESDAEEKLTAANIVGLSRKLDEKLAKDKAITETELQESAMQTNIDGPKIFGEGYEDDEEEDDLAKKSQSLLAPDLQLLRQRITDTIRVLDDFANLAEEGRSRAEYTAQLLKDICGYYGYSPYLAEKLFNLFTPREAFAFFEANEMARPVVIRTNTLRTHRRDLAQALINRGVTLEPVGKWSKVGLQIFEANVPLGATPEYLAGHYIIQAAASFLPVMALSPQPNERVLDMASAPGGKTTYCSAMMNNTGIVFANDPNKERAKGLIGNVARLGVRNVIVCSYDGREFPRVMGGFDRVLLDAPCSGTGVISKDPSVKTNKDEKDFISLPHMQKQLLLSAIDSVNHASETGGFLVYSTCSVTVEENESVVAYALSRRPNVKLVDAGIPFGKEGFTSYMGKKFHPSLKLTRRFYPHAHNIDGFYVAKFQKIGPTPPNAIGGAGKKINTAAEADEEVVDRTPITTDDDTEVEEKKAGKKTKAPKETGKGDFSAFDDDEDVKYMEKAKKNAMRRRGLDPKSLNKPKNQEKKPKAQEKKPKAQEKK, via the exons ATGGGTCAAGGACGTCGCATGAAGAGAAAGCAGGGCATGCCCGAAGCCCTGTCCGAGGAACACTTTGCCAACCTCAAGAGAAAAGCAGGCCTGCCCGTCGAGCCGCCGGTCGACAAGGCATCGCTGAGCaacaagaagcgcaagacCACCAAGGGCGCTGCCGtggcgaagaagccggaGCCTGCGCCTAAGAAGGCGAGCGCGAAGAGCAATggaaaggcaaagaagctgccggAGCCCGAAGAGGATTCCGAcgaagagatggatgacGAGTTCGACCTAGATCAGCTTGAGGGCGATGAGTCTTCAGATGAAGAGGCTTCTtcgggagaaaagaagaagaacatctGGTctgatgacgaagatgaggatgatgacgcGGAAGAAGACGACTCGGTTTTCGATTCTGATGATCAGGAGGATGGCGGAAAGAAGGGCAAATTCGTCTTctccgacgacgaagacgagtCTGACGCCGAGGAAAAACTCACTGCTGCCAACATCGTGGGTCTGTCGCGAAAACTGGACGAGAAACTTgcaaaggacaaggccatcACCGAGACGGAATTACAAGAGTCTGCCATGCAGACGAACATTGATGGCCCTAAAATCTTTGGTGAAGGctatgaagatgacgaggaggaggatgacttggcgaagaagagccagTCTTTGTTGGCGCCAGACCTGCAACTCCTGAGACAGAGGATAACGGACACGATACGAGTGTTGGATGACTTTGCCAACCTGGCGGAAGAGGGAAGATCCAGAGCAGAGTATACCGctcagctgctcaaggatATCTGCGGT TACTACGGCTACAGCCCATACCTCGCCGAGAAGCTCTTCAACCTGTTCACCCCTCGAGAggcctttgccttcttcgaAGCCAACGAGATGGCCCGTCCCGTCGTTATCCGAACAAATACCCTCCGAACACACCGAAGAGATCTCGCCCAGGCGCTCATCAACCGTGGCGTTACTCTCGAGCCTGTCGGCAAGTGGAGCAAGGTTGGCCTGCAGATTTTCGAGGCGAATGTGCCTCTAGGTGCTACGCCTGAATATCTCGCTGGTCACTATATTATCCAGGCAGCTGCCTCTTTCTTGCCCGTCATGGCACTTTCACCGCAGCC AAATGAGCGAGTTCTCGAT ATGGCCTCTGCCCCCGGTGGAAAGACAACCTACTGCTCAGCCATGATGAAC AACACCGGTATTGTCTTTGCCAACGATCCCAACAAGGAGCGTGCCAAGGGTTTGATTGGTAACGTTGCCCGTCTGGGTGTTCGTAACGTCATCGTCTGCAGCTACGACGGTCGCGAGTTCCCCAGAGTCATGGGAGGCTTCGACAG AGTGCTTCTTGATGCTCCTTGCTCTGGAACTGGCGTTATCTCCAAGGATCCCAGCGTCAAGACCAACAAGGATGAGAAGGATTTCATTTCACTGCCACAcatgcagaagcagctgttGCTGTCAGCTATTGATTCAGTCAACCATGCTAGTGAGACGGGTGGCTTCCTTGTCTACTCAACATGCAGTGTCACTGTCGAGGAAAA CGAGAGCGTCGTCGCCTACGCTCTTTCTCGTCGTCCCAACGTGAAGCTCGTCGACGCCGGCATCCCCTTCGGCAAGGAGGGCTTCACCAGCTACATGGGCAAGAAGTTCCACCCCAGCCTCAAGCTCACCCGCCGCTTCTACCCGCACGCGCACAACATTGACGGCTTCTATGTCGCAAAGTTCCAGAAGATTGGCCCTACGCCGCCTAACGCTATCGGTGGCGCCGGCAAGAAGATCAACactgctgctgaggccgATGAGGAGGTTGTTGATAGGACGCCCATTACGACTGACGATGACACcgaggttgaggagaagaaggctggtAAGAAGACCAAGGCGCCCAAAGAGACTGGAAAGGGTGACTTTAGCGCctttgatgacgatgaggatgtcaAGTAtatggagaaggcgaagaagaacgccatgaggaggagaggttTGGACCCCAAGTCTTTAAACAAGCCTAAGAatcaggagaagaagcccaaggcccaggagaagaagcccaaagctcaggagaagaagtga